Part of the Campylobacter suis genome, AACCAAACATACTAAATGCAAGACCGATAAATACAAGAGCAAAAGAGCCCAGTACCCAGCCATTTTGTAACATACCACCAAGACCCAAGCCTAAAAAGCTAGCCACAACACCAGCCAGTGCATAAGCCAAGCTCATTGCAACAACATACACTAGCGAAAGTACAAAACCGCGCCAAGTTTCAAGCTGTGAACCGCCTTTTGATATGATGATAGATGAAAGTATTGGTATCATAGGAAAGATACAAGGCGTAAGCGCCAAAAGTAGACCATAGCCAAAAAATGTAGCGAGCGAGAGAATGAAATTTGTATCTTTAAGCTCATTTGCTATGCGTTCATCATCAGCAAGCTCTGATACTTCTTCACTTGTATTTTCAGCTTGTTCACTAGCTTTTAGTTCGCCATTTTTATGGCTTATGGTATATATTTTAGTTTGCGGTCGGTAGCAGATACCATTTTTAGCACAGCCTTGATAGTTTAGTGTTATTGTAGATATATCGTTTTGAAGCAAATTTTTAGGTACAAGCAGGCTAAATTCTTTAAAGATGATGTTGTACTCGCCACTTTGTTCATGGGGTGGCATATCTAGGCTGTTGTTTATATTTTTGCCATCAAGTAGGATATTAAAAGTATCTTTATAGATATAGATATTTTCTCCAAATTTAAAACTAAATTCAACTCCGTCTGTGTTTATTTTATGTTTTATATCAAAGGCTTCGCTTGTGTTTAAAACTTGTGAAAAAGCTATGCAGGTGGTTAAAAGTAGGGCTGTTATCAGTCGTAGCATCTTATCTCCTTAAAAGGGATAATTTTACTTGAAAATTATAAATTTTTTGTAAAAATAAGCAAGAGCATAGATTTAAAGTGTAAAATTTAAAAACCCCAAGCAGGGCGAACCTAGCTTGGGATGGGTAAAACTTATATTAAGTTTTTAGAAAGAGTATACAGTTTGGAAGCGGAAGTAGTCTCTTTTATCTTTATCGCCACCATCTTTTTCAGTTATATGTGAATACCAGCTTGTAAAGTTAAGCTTTTTGCTGTATTTATAGCCTAGTCTAGCTACCCACTCATCATATTTTACTTTTTCAATATCGCCACTTGCTGCATCTTTAGTTTTTACATTACCTTTAGCATAGTCGCCACCTACAAAGAATTTATCAAATGTATAACCAGCTTTTACAAACCAGAAGCTACCTTTGCCTTCCGCTAGAGAGTAGTCAATCTTGTCACTTACTAGTCTCTCACCCGGTGCTATAAGCTTGCCTTCATCTTCAAAAACATAAGATGTAGCACCATAATCTTTTGCTTTAAAGCCTACATAACCACCATCTAGTGCTACACCAAATAGATCTGTGCCAAGTTGACCAGCATAGAAGTTACCATCTGTATAGTTTATACCTAATGTATCAAATGTTTTTTCTGCTTTGCTGTCGGCGTCTGAGTGAACATATTGAGCTTTAGCTCTGATAGCTACATCATCAGCAACATTAAATTTACCAGTTAGCTCAACTGCAAGCAGGTCAGCTACCTTATCTAGGCTAGCATACCATAGTTGAAAGCCTACTGGATCATAAGAACCAATAGCTGCTACACCATATAGGTTGCCTGGCTTATAAGAAATATCTTTAGATATTACTGTTTTTGTAATTTTTGTAACAGTATCTTTTTCGCTTTTATCGTTTGCTATATCTAATAATTGACCATCTGCCTCATAAGTATCATAATCAAGTGCATCAAATGCTACTGCTGCAAGTGTTAGACCTTCGATATCTTGATTTACTATTCTGATACCTGTGCCAACTTCATCATCTGTAAAGAATGTACCGACCTCTTGCTTACCAGCTGTAACTGTTGTATTACCAGCTTTGTAGCCTAGATATAGTTGGTATACACCAAAGTGTTTATCTGCATCTGTTTTATCAAGACCGTTGTTGCCAGATGTATCTCTTGACTGATATCTTAGACCTAAAACGCCAAAGAAGTTGTCGTCAATGGCTGCTTTGAAATTTGTCTTGATTCTGAAAGTGTGGTGAGAGTTAGTTTTACTTCCTTGCTCGCCAGATGCTTTTGTTTTTATAGAGTCATATCTGTATCTAGCCATACCTGATACATCTACATTTTTTATAGCTTCTTCAAGTGGAGTAGCTGAAGCTACACTTGAGAAAGCACCTAGAGCAACCATAGTTGCAAGTGAGATTTTTGCAAGTTTCATAATGTTCTCCTTTTAAGAAATGTAGTAGAATAGTAACTTTTTATATTTTAAAGTATGCTTAAATTTTGTGGAATTTTTTAAATTTGTTACCGAATATTAACCAAAAAGTGCGAAAAAATAGTAAAAAGAGAAATTTGGCGAGATAACTCGCCAAGTGTTTAAGCTTTTTTGCCGAAGAAATTTCCAGCCATTTTAAAAAGATCATCAACGATAGAGCCATCGTTATTTTGATCGATGAAATTTGTAAGCATAGAGGTAAGGTCGCCTTGACTAGCGTTTTGGCTTAAATTTGATGAATTTACTTGTTTGTTAAAAAGTCCCGCAACAAGTGGAGCGATAAGTGGCAAAAGTTGCTTGATAGAGCCAGCGTCTATACCAAGCTGTGAGCCAACATCTCCAGCAAGCGCTCGGCTGTTTTCTTTTGAGCCTGTTAAAAAGCCTAGAAGCTCTTTGCCATGCTGTGCGTCTGGACTTTTCATGTCGGCTGTTTTTATAAGATCAAGTAGCTGGCTTGAGTCCTCGTCCGACTTAAAATTTGCATTTGCACGCTGCATAAATACTGGTGCGACCTTAGCTATAACAGAGCTTACATCTGCTGGATCTAGCCCGGTCTTGTTTGCCATCTGCTCTATAGTGTTTTGACTTAGTCCAGAGCTTAGTAAAAGGTTTAGAATGTTCATTTTATGCCCTTAAAGCTTTGGAATTCTGATCTTTTGACCAGGATAGATAAGGTTTGCGTCTTTTATGACTTCGCGGTTGGCTTCAAAAATTTTTGGATATTTGTTTGCGTTGCCGTAAAATTGCTTAGCTATCTTTGATAAGTTGTCGCCTTTTTGGATAGTATAAAAGCTATCTTCTGCGTCTTCTACGCCGTCAAATTCGACATTTTTAATACCAGCGACATTGCCAGCGATAAGTGCTGCTTTCTCTTTGACATCTTGCGGTGCGTCACCAGTTATCTTTACGGTGTCGCCTTCAACTTTGACTTCAAAATTTTCAGCCGCGTCGCCAAGACTTGTAGATAGCTCATCTTTAACGCTCTTGTTGTCGTCGCCTATGCCTAGAAGCTTTTTGCCTGCCTCTGCTACAAATGAAAGAAAACCCATGTTTTACTCCTTTTAAAAAAATTACATCATTATATCGGTAAAACGGTAAATAAATGAATATGTTGTAAGAAAATTTTAACAAAGAGTACTTTTTGGGGCTTTGGTTGTGTAGATAAATGGTGTTTTTGCTGGATTATTTGTAAAATCTATTTTTGGTTTGTTTGAAAATTTAAAAATAAAAAGGGGCGTGCTAGCCCCAAAAAATGATAAGTTTATTACGCTAGAAGTCTATCCATCTGTGCTGCAAGAGCTTGTGTGTTGTGCGCTTGAGCCAAAAGGGCAGCATTTAGCTGTAAGTTGCTACTATTTATATCGTTTAAATTTTTAGCTATGTCGTTATTTTGTAAGTTGCTTTCGCTCTGTCTTAGTGAAACACTTTGTCTTAGGGTGTTTGAGATGTCAGAAAGCATGCCATTTTGCGCTGCGCCTATGTCGCCACGAAGTGAGTTGATATTTTTTGTAAATTCCTCAATGGTTGAAGGATTTGATATATCAAGGCTCGAAATTCCAGCACTGATAGTTTCTGAGCTTAGATTTATCTCTTGTGTTCCTGATCCAGTAAAGAAGTTCATCTCTGCACCAAACACATTTTTGCCGTTAAATGTAGCGTTTTGTAAGCTTTGGCTCATAGAGTCTTTAAGGGCGTTAGCTTCACTATTTAGCATAGAGCGTTGGCTGTCATTTAGTGCGGCACTGTTACCTCTAACTGAAAGCTCATTTAAACGGTCTGCGCTCTGGCTTAAATTTGCAAGAGTGCTATCTGCTATACCAAGCATGCCGATAGCGTCGTTGGCGTTTGCTATGCCTTGTTCTAGGATATTACTCTGACTTAATAGCGCGTCAGCGATGGCTAAATTTGAGCTGTCAGCTTCGCTTAAAGCATGGGTGGCAGATATGTTTTGGAGTGCCTTTTCTCCAGCTGTTTTTGCCTTATCTCCATTGGCGTTTATCTGCTGGGAATTTGTTGTAAAGCTATTGATTTTCATTTTAGCTCCTTCTAAAAATTTTCTAATTATAACCTAGACAATATAAATTTAAGCTTTATTTACTCATCTAATCTAGCGCTTACAGAGCGGGCGTGTGCACCAAGACCTTCTGCATTTGCAAGTGCGATACATGCTGATGAGAGTGCGTGAAAACCACTCTTGTTAAGACCGATAATAGAGCTTCTTTTTATAAAATTTTCAACCCCCAAAGGCGAGTAAAAGCGCGCGCTTCCGCCAGTTGGTAGAGTGTGGTTT contains:
- a CDS encoding DUF937 domain-containing protein, with the translated sequence MNILNLLLSSGLSQNTIEQMANKTGLDPADVSSVIAKVAPVFMQRANANFKSDEDSSQLLDLIKTADMKSPDAQHGKELLGFLTGSKENSRALAGDVGSQLGIDAGSIKQLLPLIAPLVAGLFNKQVNSSNLSQNASQGDLTSMLTNFIDQNNDGSIVDDLFKMAGNFFGKKA
- a CDS encoding flagellin produces the protein MKINSFTTNSQQINANGDKAKTAGEKALQNISATHALSEADSSNLAIADALLSQSNILEQGIANANDAIGMLGIADSTLANLSQSADRLNELSVRGNSAALNDSQRSMLNSEANALKDSMSQSLQNATFNGKNVFGAEMNFFTGSGTQEINLSSETISAGISSLDISNPSTIEEFTKNINSLRGDIGAAQNGMLSDISNTLRQSVSLRQSESNLQNNDIAKNLNDINSSNLQLNAALLAQAHNTQALAAQMDRLLA
- the lysM gene encoding peptidoglycan-binding protein LysM, with product MGFLSFVAEAGKKLLGIGDDNKSVKDELSTSLGDAAENFEVKVEGDTVKITGDAPQDVKEKAALIAGNVAGIKNVEFDGVEDAEDSFYTIQKGDNLSKIAKQFYGNANKYPKIFEANREVIKDANLIYPGQKIRIPKL
- a CDS encoding major outer membrane protein; translation: MKLAKISLATMVALGAFSSVASATPLEEAIKNVDVSGMARYRYDSIKTKASGEQGSKTNSHHTFRIKTNFKAAIDDNFFGVLGLRYQSRDTSGNNGLDKTDADKHFGVYQLYLGYKAGNTTVTAGKQEVGTFFTDDEVGTGIRIVNQDIEGLTLAAVAFDALDYDTYEADGQLLDIANDKSEKDTVTKITKTVISKDISYKPGNLYGVAAIGSYDPVGFQLWYASLDKVADLLAVELTGKFNVADDVAIRAKAQYVHSDADSKAEKTFDTLGINYTDGNFYAGQLGTDLFGVALDGGYVGFKAKDYGATSYVFEDEGKLIAPGERLVSDKIDYSLAEGKGSFWFVKAGYTFDKFFVGGDYAKGNVKTKDAASGDIEKVKYDEWVARLGYKYSKKLNFTSWYSHITEKDGGDKDKRDYFRFQTVYSF